The stretch of DNA TTTAAAACAGATAAACCTTCTTTACCTGAAAGAGCTCCCTCTCCAATAAGAATAAGTGGCCTTTTTGCCTCTTTTAACACATTTAAAAACCCATCCTCTCCACGAATAAGAGCACTCAATGCATCAGTACCATCTCCAAGATAAGAGTATGGATAACGTAAATCGACCCTTTCTCCAATTAATGCAATGGGAAACTGTCCCTTTCGTTGGCGCTTTAAAATACGTGCATTTAAAACAGCGGCCTCATGACGCGGATTAGACCCCACGATAAGCAATGCATCAGCTTGCTCAATGCCTACAATTGTTGGATTAAAAATGTAACTCGAACGCCCTAATTCAGAGGATAAGGCCATTCCTCTTTGACGACAATCAAAAATCTTTGACCCCAATGAAAGCAGCAATGTTTTAAGTGCATACATTTCCTCAACGGATGCAAGATCTCCTGCAACTGCCCCGATTTTTTCTGGCAAGGTTTTGGAAACCATCATTTTAATTGTTGCAAAAGCTTCCGTCCAACTTACAGGTTGAAACTTTCCATCTTTGCGCACATATGGCTTATCAAGCCGCTGAGTGCGTAATCCATCCCAAATAAAACGCGTTTTATCAGAAATCCACTCCTCATTTATATCTTCATTTGTACGCGGCATAATCCGCATAACTTCACGACCACGGCTATCAATGCGGATCGCACTACCAAGTGCATCCATTACATCAATCGATTCCGTTTTAACCAATTCCCAAGGACGTGCATGAAATGCATAAGGTTTTGAAGTTAAAGCCCCTACTGGACAAAGATCAATAACATTCCCTTGTAACTCAGACGTCATTGCTTTTTCAAGATATGTGGTAATTTCAGCATCTTCACCACGACCTATCAACCCAAGCTCAGAAATACCTGCTACTTCTGTTGTAAAACGAACACAACGTGTGCAATGAATGCACCGTGTCATTACAGTCTTTACAAGTGGCCCAATATATTTATCTTCTACAGCACGCTTATTTTCTGTATAACGAGAACAATCACGCCCATAAAGCATTGCTTGATCTTGAAGATCACATTCCCCCCCTTGATCACACACAGGACAGTCCAAAGGATGATTGATGAGGAGAAATTCCATTACACCTTCACGTGCTTTTTTCACCATCTCTGTGTTGGTAAAAATTTCTGGCGCTTCACCATTAGGTCCTAACCGTAAATCACGGACTCCCATAGCACAAGAAGCCTGGGGTTTTGGAGGTCCTCCCTTGACCTCAACCAAACACATGCGACAATTTCCAGCAATTGATAAAGATTCATGAAAACAGAAACGCGGCACTTCAGCACCCGCAGCCTCAGCTGCCTGAAGCAACGTATAGTAATCAGGAACTTCAATCTCTTTACCATCAACTTTGATATTTACCATCACTCATCCAGCCTGCAGATAATCCACTTAAAACTTGCATTCTGTTGCTTTAAAAACAAAATTCTCTACCAAACTGCTTCCAAAGCAATATTTTTTCTTTGAACTATATTTCGCGTATAATCATCAATCCTACGCTCGATTTCTGGACGAAAATTACGTATCAATCCCTGTATAGGCCATGCGGCTGCATCACCGAGTGCGCAAATAGTATGTCCTTCAACCTGTTGAGATACTTCAAATAAAAGATCAATCTCTCGTTTTTGTGCTCTTCCTTCAACCATACGTCCCAAAAGACGCATCATCCAACCCGTACCCTCACGACACGGTGTACACTGCCCACAACTTTCATGCTTAAAAAAAGCCGCTATACGCCAAATTGCCTTGATAATATCGGTCGATTTATCCATAACAATCACACCACCTGTACCAAAAGAAGATCCGACATCTCGCATCCCATCAAAATCCATGATCGCATCAATCATATCCTCACCACGAACGACTGGACAAGAAGCACCTCCTGGAATAACTGCTAAAAGATTATTCCATCCGCCACGAATACCGCCTGTATGTTTTTCAATTAATTCACGGAATGAAACACCAAGAGCCTCTTCAAATGTACAAGGTGCATCAACATGCCCAGAAACCATGAACAATTTCGTTCCAACATTATTTGCACGTCCAATTGAAGAAAACCACGAAGCGCCCCGACGCAAAATCGTTGGAACAACAGCTATGGATTCTACATTATTTACTGTTGTTGGACAGCCATAAATTCCCATATTTGCAGGAAATGGCGGCTTAAGTCGAGGTTGTCCCTTTTTTCCTTCAAGACTTTCAAGAAGAGCCGTTTCTTCGCCACAAATATAAGCACCTGCACCATGATGAATAATAATATCGCAGGCATGCCCATATTTTGTTTTTTTGCCAAGTAAGCCCGCATCATAACATTCATCGACAGCAGCTTGAAGCGCCTCACGCTCACGAATATATTCACCACGAATATAAATAAAAGCGACATTTGCTCCCATCGCAAAAGTAGCAAGTGCACACCCTTCAATTAAAGTATGAGGATCATGTCGTAAAATATCACGGTCTTTACATGTTCCAGGTTCTGATTCATCTGCATTTACAACCAAATAATGGGGACGACCATCACTCTCTTTAGGCATAAAAGACCACTTCATTCCGGTAGGAAAACCAGCGCCACCACGACCACGCAAACCAGATGCCTTCATTTCATCAATGATCCAGTCACGGCCTTTTTCGATAATTCCCTTAGTATCATCCCAATGCCCACGCGACATTGCAGCTTTTAATGATTTATCTTTTAAACCATAAATATTGGTGAAAATGCGATCTTTATCTGCCAGCATACCCCACCTTCTTTTCTATAGCCCATAACATTGTTAGCATTTCCTCAAACGCAATTCTTAAACAACTTCTCGAAAGTTTTTATTTTAATCAGATGTTGCTTTAATGGATATAATAATAAATAACCTCTCAAGAAAAATATTTATTACGCTCCTATTTTCTCATCACTCTTTTTATTCTTCGGAAATTTGAGTGATTTCTTTTTTTCTTCATCCGTATCAATAAGAGAAGTTAAACCACTAATCGGTTCCGATGATTTACGACTACTTTGCGGACCAACTTCTATCTCAGATCCCTTACCTGCTTCAAATGCATCAATAATCTCTTCAAGACGCTCAGCTGTAAGATCTTCATAAGTATCTTTAAAAATCATAACCATTGGAGCATTCACACAAGCACCAAGGCATTCCACTTCTTCCCACGATAACGTTCCATCTCGATTAGTAACAAAAGGCTCATGATGAATTTTTTTCTGGCAAACTTTAATCAACTCACCAGAACCACGTAACATACAAGGAGTTGTACCACAAACCTGAATATGTGCTCTTGTTCCAACTGGTTGAAGCTGAAACTGAGTGTAAAAAGTCGCAACCTCTAGAACACGAATATAAGCCATAGAAAGAATCTGAGCAATATGTTCAATCGCGGCGCGTGTCACCCAACCATCTTGCTCTTGAGCACGCATTAATAATGGAATTACAGCAGACTGCTCACGCCCTACAGGATACTTTTCTATGGTATTTTTGACCCATATCTGATTTTCTTTTGTGAAAGAAAACTCAGCGGGTTGGTAAATATCATCTGCAAGACGGCGCACGGACATTAGCGATCAACCTCCCCAAAAACAATATCAATCGATCCCAAAATAGCTGTAGCATCTGCCAGCATATGACCTCGTGTTAAAAAATTCATGGCTTGAAGATGTGCAAAGCCAGGAGCACGCAACTTGACACGATAAGGTTTATTAGTCCCGTCAGAAATAAGGTAAACCCCAAACTCACCCTTCGGAGCTTCCACAGCAACATATACTTCACCAGGAGGAGTATGAAAACCTTCTGTATAAAGTTTAAAATGATGAATAAGCGCTTCCATAGAACTTTTCATTTCGCATCGCTTTGGTGGCACAATTTTGCGATCTAAACTCGAAACTGGTCCATTTTTTTCAGTACTCAGTAAGCGATTCACACATTGGCGCATAATTTTCGCTGATTGGCGCATTTCTTCCATACGAATCAAATAACGATCATAACAATCACTATTTTTACCTACAGGAATATCAAAATCCATTTCATCATAACATTCATAAGGTTGACTTTTACGCAAATCCCATGGTACGCCGGCTCCGCGAATCATAACCCCAGAAAAACCACGTGCCCAAGCTTCATCAATACTCACTACGCCAATATCCACGTTACGCTGCTTAAAAATTCGATTTGGCGTCACGAGTGCATCCAGTTTACTAAGAGCAATAAGAAACGGATCAATAAAATTACCAATATCCTCAATTAAAGATTCTGGTAAGTCTTGATGCACACCACCAGGACGAAAATAATTTGCATGAAGGCGTGCACCACATGCACGCTCATAAAAAATCATCAATCTTTCACGTTGCTCGAATCCCCAAAGTGGTGGAGTCAAAGCACCAACATCCATTGCCTGCGTTGTTACATTAAGCAAATGATTAAGTATACGCCCAATTTCAGAAAACAAAACACGTATTAACTGCCCTCGCTTGGGAACCTCAACACCTAATAATTTTTCAATAGCAAGCACAAAAGCATGCTCCTGATTCATAGGAGCAACATAATCTAAACGATCTAGATAAGGAACAGCTTGAAGGTAAGTTTTTGTTTCCATTAATTTTTCGGTACCGCGATGCAATAATCCAATATGCGGATCTACACGTTCAACAACTTCACCATCCAATTCCAAAACCATGCGCAAAACCCCATGCGCAGCAGGATGCTGCGGTCCAAAGTTGATATTAAAGTTTCGAACATTGACCTCAGCCACAACCAACCCCTTATTTTTCGATTTTTCAAAAAAACTTCATATCGAATGTTAAGAAAAACTCTTATCATACTAGAAATAATTAATTATTTTAAAATTACATTACTCTCACATGAAACCTTATGAGCTCCAATATTATTTTTTGACATCTACTTTTTCATCACACGGCAACACATATTCTCCTCCTTCCCAAGGAGAAAGAAAATCAAAACTGCGCATCTCTTGACGCAAAACAACTGGTTCATAAATCACCTTTTTTGCTTCATTATCATAGCGACATTCAACAAATCCTGTCACAGGGAAATCTTTGCGCAAAGGATGCCCTTCAAATCCATAGTCGGTTAAAATCCGTCTTAAATCGGGATGACCTGAAAATAAAATTCCATACATATCGTACGTCTCACGTTCATACCACTCTGCTCCAGGATAAATCGAGCAAACAGAAGCAACGGGAGTATTTTCATCCGTACGAACCTTCACACGTAAACGTAAATTCTCGCGAGGAGATAATAACTGGTAAGAAACATCAAAGCGTTTATCACGAGAAGGATAATCAACACCACTAATGTCTGTAATATTAATAAACTGACAGCGAGAATCATCACGAACAAACATTAAAACATCCGTAATCGCATCAAGACGCGATATAAGAGTTAATTCACCAAATGCAAGAATAGTCTCTTCAAGCTTATCCCCTAACTTGTTTTTCAAATAGTTAGCAAGTTCAACTAATGATTCATTCATCATACATAAAGCCCCCTATCGCTCTATAGAACCAGTACGACGGATTTTTTTCTGCAACAATAATATACCATATAGCAATGCTTCTGCCGTAGGAGGACACCCTGGAACATAAATATCCACAGGCACAATACGGTCACACCCACGAACAACTGAATAAGAATAATGATAATACCCCCCACCATTCGCACATGATCCCATAGAAATCACATAACGCGGCTCTGGCATTTGATCATACACTTTCCTTAAAGCAGGTGCCATCTTATTTGTTAAAGTACCCGCTACCACCATCACATCTGATTGGCGGGGTGAAGCGCGTGGCGCATATCCAAAACGCTCATTATCATAATGAGGCATTGAGCACTGCATCATTTCGATAGCACAACAAGCCAAACCAAAACTCATCCACATCAAAGAACCAGTACGCGCCCAAGTAATCAAAGCATCTGCCGAGGTAACTAAAAAGCCTTTATCCGATAATTGAGCATTAATATCACGGAAGAATTTATCGTCAGAACCTATCAACTCACCTGTATTTGGATTAATAACCCCTTTCGAGTTTGGAGCAGTAATCGTTGAATTGTTAGATATTAATCCCATTCAAGAGCTCCTTTTTTCCATTCATATATAAACCCAATTGTCAAAAGCGCTAAAAACATAATCATCGACCAAAAGCCGAACATACCCATTGAGCCAAATGAAACTGCCCAAGGAAAAAGAAAAGCAACCTCAAGGTCAAAAATAATAAACAAAATCGATACTAAATAAAAACGAATATCAAACTTCATGCGCGCATCATCAAACGAATTAAACCCACATTCATAAGCCGATAATTTTTCAGGATCAGGAGAGCGATAAGCCACGATGTAAGGCATAATTAAAAGAACTCCAGCAATAACTGCTGAAACAATAATAAAGATCAAAACCGGTAAATAAGAGCTCAATAAATGAGTCATAATCCTCTTCCACCTTAACGAAATGATCTGAATTAACCTAACCACTCCGCATTGTTAAATCAAATAAGTAATTACAATAACCACTCTGTTAATTCCGCTCGTACTGCTTGAAGGGCATATCGAGCGATGCTTTTCTTATCGGCATAGGTAACGCAGAGCAAATAAAGACGCAAGCCCTCTTCTTATAAAAAACTACATAAAAAGCGGGAGAATCTAAATTCTAATTGAAACATTTTAAAAGCTAACACTCCAACGGCTATATAGCTTAACCATAAGATATCTTCGTTCAAAATAGAAGTCTCATGAAGGAGTTGCGAAATGGCGCGAGTGACGGGGCTCGAACCCGCGACCTCCGGCGTGACAGGCCAGCACTCTAACCAACTGAGCTACACCCGCGCACTTCTTTCGAACCAATTCATTATTGGTATAAGCGGTCGTGTAAGCGGTTCATTCGTTTATGTCAAGCAGGCTTATGCATTTTTTTAAAAAAATCATCAAACACTATCTTTATTCTTGCGTTTGTAAAAATTTTTCCTTAAAGAAGGCCTACTCAATTGCTGATCATTGCATTGGGCGATTAGCTCAGCTGGTAGAGCGCCTCGTTTACACCGAGGATGTCGGGAGTTCGAGTCTCTCATCGCCCACCATTTAGCTTTGTGTATCTATTAAGTTTTTTATTCCACGTATCTTTTTTGAAGTGAGAAATGCACAAATAAAAGTGAGGGAATAGGGTTTTTTACATTTCTCTACAAAACTTGTCTCTTTTCTCCAAGTTTCTCTATTAATTTTTTAAGTTTTGCTAAATCCTGTTTTAAAAGACTATGCAAATTTCTAATAAACGTTCCATCAATTTCATGCTTAAATGAATCAAAAGGATTTATTATAAAATTCTTACGAAAAATACCTGCCCTCTTCTCAAGAGAGAAGCAGTCTCTTCATCTAAAAAATAGAATTCAATGATCTTTTCTTCCATACCAACTGGCACAAGTTTTTTGCCAATCTCTACAGAAGATAAAAATGGTATAGATATGTCTAATTTTCAGCCATATCTAAAAAACGTTCAGAATGATCAATGCGAAGTTTGCATAAGGTTTTACTAAATAGTGTTAACATCTAAAATCCTGTTAGAAGAATAAATATACATTGTGATTCTAACAAAAATTTTTAGATTTTAGTTAGTCATTATTTTTAACGTGTGGAGATATTGTCCACTACCTCTATACAAAAACGGTTATCAAGCATATACTATATCTATTATGGTGAGAAATTATTAATTTTTATCAAAAATAGTGCGTTAATATCATCATAAAATTTAAATATTACAATGAGATATATAAATTAGGAATGTATTAGTGTACTCATGCTTGTCAATCTTAATGCTATCATTCGCGATCTTTCTCCAAAAACGAATATCGTTACAGTTCTTAAGAATCTATCGTTAACTCTATACAAGCTCATGCAACAAAAATTGATATTTTATTCCAACTTTATGGCAATGCAGATTTGTGGAATAATCAACTAGTTTGTTCTATAAGCGTTTTCGATAATGGAAATGGGGTTTACATAGAACAAAAATAGCATGATGGTTAGACAATTGCCCCTAATTTCTGGAAAACAATTATCAAATGCTTTTTCTCCTGAACTCATCAGTATTGCTCTTGAATTAACCCTTATTTGTATCCTAGTGTGTTTTTCTTTTTCTTCAAATTATAAAATTTAAGTGCATAGAAACAAATAACAAGCAAAACAATCCAACTAATACCTATAATCAAAACTGGCCGCGTATCATCGAAAAACCACAATAAAATAAAAATAAAAATCATAAACAAAATAGAAAAAATTGGTCCTATGGGCCAAAATGGAATTGGAAATTTTAAACCACACTGTACTTCTCTAGACATTTTTAGCCGCATAAAAATTTGCGAAAGCAGAATCATCATCCAAACGAAAACCGTTGCAAATGTTGCCATTGCTGCAATGAGAAAAAAAAGCCCTTCATGGTAAAAATAATTAAGAACAACTCCAAGAAGAAATATGATAAAGATCAGTAAAATAACAAGAATTGGTATACCGTTTTTTGATAAATACTGAAACTTTTTTAAAGCATAACCTTCCTGCGATAACCCATGTATCATGCGACAAGCACCATACATTCCACTGTTCATCGCTGAGATAGCCGCAGTAACAACAACAATATTCAGAATATTTGCTGCGGATGAAATTCCAAGGTTTTCAAAAATTGAAACAAAAGGACTGTCCATAAGGCCAATTTCATGCCAAGGATAAAGTGACATTAAAATAGCTAACGTCATGATATAAAATAGTAAAATACGAAACGGAGTAGAATTAATTGCCTTTGAGATGGTTTGAAGAGGATTTTGTACTTCCATCACTGCCATCCCTATGATTTCTATGCCACCAAAAGCAAAAACAACAACACTAAAACAAGC from Bartonella taylorii encodes:
- a CDS encoding NuoB/complex I 20 kDa subunit family protein; the encoded protein is MGLISNNSTITAPNSKGVINPNTGELIGSDDKFFRDINAQLSDKGFLVTSADALITWARTGSLMWMSFGLACCAIEMMQCSMPHYDNERFGYAPRASPRQSDVMVVAGTLTNKMAPALRKVYDQMPEPRYVISMGSCANGGGYYHYSYSVVRGCDRIVPVDIYVPGCPPTAEALLYGILLLQKKIRRTGSIER
- the nuoF gene encoding NADH-quinone oxidoreductase subunit NuoF; this encodes MLADKDRIFTNIYGLKDKSLKAAMSRGHWDDTKGIIEKGRDWIIDEMKASGLRGRGGAGFPTGMKWSFMPKESDGRPHYLVVNADESEPGTCKDRDILRHDPHTLIEGCALATFAMGANVAFIYIRGEYIREREALQAAVDECYDAGLLGKKTKYGHACDIIIHHGAGAYICGEETALLESLEGKKGQPRLKPPFPANMGIYGCPTTVNNVESIAVVPTILRRGASWFSSIGRANNVGTKLFMVSGHVDAPCTFEEALGVSFRELIEKHTGGIRGGWNNLLAVIPGGASCPVVRGEDMIDAIMDFDGMRDVGSSFGTGGVIVMDKSTDIIKAIWRIAAFFKHESCGQCTPCREGTGWMMRLLGRMVEGRAQKREIDLLFEVSQQVEGHTICALGDAAAWPIQGLIRNFRPEIERRIDDYTRNIVQRKNIALEAVW
- the nuoG gene encoding NADH-quinone oxidoreductase subunit NuoG, whose product is MVNIKVDGKEIEVPDYYTLLQAAEAAGAEVPRFCFHESLSIAGNCRMCLVEVKGGPPKPQASCAMGVRDLRLGPNGEAPEIFTNTEMVKKAREGVMEFLLINHPLDCPVCDQGGECDLQDQAMLYGRDCSRYTENKRAVEDKYIGPLVKTVMTRCIHCTRCVRFTTEVAGISELGLIGRGEDAEITTYLEKAMTSELQGNVIDLCPVGALTSKPYAFHARPWELVKTESIDVMDALGSAIRIDSRGREVMRIMPRTNEDINEEWISDKTRFIWDGLRTQRLDKPYVRKDGKFQPVSWTEAFATIKMMVSKTLPEKIGAVAGDLASVEEMYALKTLLLSLGSKIFDCRQRGMALSSELGRSSYIFNPTIVGIEQADALLIVGSNPRHEAAVLNARILKRQRKGQFPIALIGERVDLRYPYSYLGDGTDALSALIRGEDGFLNVLKEAKRPLILIGEGALSGKEGLSVLKNLAKLADNIGALNEEWNGFGVLHNAASAVGGLDIGFISELGVANIIKTCEVLFLLGADEIELANTKAFTIYIGSHGDNGAHAADVILPASAYTEKSGLYVNTEGRVQMTNRAGFAPGEAKEDWAILRALSDVLGRKLPFDSLSQLRQSLFNDYPHLCSIDDIEPSGISNLKALGSQMIALERQAFTSMVKDFYLTNPIARASAVMAECSSLAKNHITQAVE
- a CDS encoding NADH-quinone oxidoreductase subunit A, which produces MTHLLSSYLPVLIFIIVSAVIAGVLLIMPYIVAYRSPDPEKLSAYECGFNSFDDARMKFDIRFYLVSILFIIFDLEVAFLFPWAVSFGSMGMFGFWSMIMFLALLTIGFIYEWKKGALEWD
- a CDS encoding NADH-quinone oxidoreductase subunit C, with the protein product MNESLVELANYLKNKLGDKLEETILAFGELTLISRLDAITDVLMFVRDDSRCQFINITDISGVDYPSRDKRFDVSYQLLSPRENLRLRVKVRTDENTPVASVCSIYPGAEWYERETYDMYGILFSGHPDLRRILTDYGFEGHPLRKDFPVTGFVECRYDNEAKKVIYEPVVLRQEMRSFDFLSPWEGGEYVLPCDEKVDVKK
- a CDS encoding NADH-quinone oxidoreductase subunit D, whose translation is MAEVNVRNFNINFGPQHPAAHGVLRMVLELDGEVVERVDPHIGLLHRGTEKLMETKTYLQAVPYLDRLDYVAPMNQEHAFVLAIEKLLGVEVPKRGQLIRVLFSEIGRILNHLLNVTTQAMDVGALTPPLWGFEQRERLMIFYERACGARLHANYFRPGGVHQDLPESLIEDIGNFIDPFLIALSKLDALVTPNRIFKQRNVDIGVVSIDEAWARGFSGVMIRGAGVPWDLRKSQPYECYDEMDFDIPVGKNSDCYDRYLIRMEEMRQSAKIMRQCVNRLLSTEKNGPVSSLDRKIVPPKRCEMKSSMEALIHHFKLYTEGFHTPPGEVYVAVEAPKGEFGVYLISDGTNKPYRVKLRAPGFAHLQAMNFLTRGHMLADATAILGSIDIVFGEVDR
- the nuoE gene encoding NADH-quinone oxidoreductase subunit NuoE — its product is MSVRRLADDIYQPAEFSFTKENQIWVKNTIEKYPVGREQSAVIPLLMRAQEQDGWVTRAAIEHIAQILSMAYIRVLEVATFYTQFQLQPVGTRAHIQVCGTTPCMLRGSGELIKVCQKKIHHEPFVTNRDGTLSWEEVECLGACVNAPMVMIFKDTYEDLTAERLEEIIDAFEAGKGSEIEVGPQSSRKSSEPISGLTSLIDTDEEKKKSLKFPKNKKSDEKIGA
- a CDS encoding amino acid permease: MVTNELKRGMSKRQVIFLALGSAIGTGLFYGSAQAIKLAGPSVLIAYCIAGLAIFMVMRALGEMIIHNPLSGSFARYAANYISPLAGFLTGWTYVFEMILVGLADITAFATYMGFWYPDVAPWIWALSITLIITGINLAAVEVYGELEFLLSSIKIIAIIAMIVLGIAIILCGWNTSTNSSTVSIRNLWENGGIFPNGWFGFLACFSVVVFAFGGIEIIGMAVMEVQNPLQTISKAINSTPFRILLFYIMTLAILMSLYPWHEIGLMDSPFVSIFENLGISSAANILNIVVVTAAISAMNSGMYGACRMIHGLSQEGYALKKFQYLSKNGIPILVILLIFIIFLLGVVLNYFYHEGLFFLIAAMATFATVFVWMMILLSQIFMRLKMSREVQCGLKFPIPFWPIGPIFSILFMIFIFILLWFFDDTRPVLIIGISWIVLLVICFYALKFYNLKKKKNTLGYK